From the genome of Candidatus Roizmanbacteria bacterium, one region includes:
- a CDS encoding prepilin-type N-terminal cleavage/methylation domain-containing protein has protein sequence MKQSSYFNLFTLLAPATHYKQRIEMNEGGNRVKKGFTLIELLIVLSIIGILAVTGINSYLASLQRSKDARRKVDIGSIQKALESYYYDYNQYPASTASTDLCADAAHCYLKTIPVDPGGGIYYYLRGNISGTNQSFQLYSKLDRSDDTGIGSNQAGYSANCGGTCKYGVSSTNTTP, from the coding sequence ATGAAACAAAGTAGCTACTTCAATCTGTTTACCCTCCTAGCTCCGGCGACGCACTATAAACAGAGAATAGAGATGAACGAGGGAGGAAATAGAGTAAAAAAAGGGTTTACCTTAATAGAGTTGTTAATCGTTCTGTCGATTATAGGAATATTGGCGGTAACAGGAATCAATTCCTATTTAGCTTCTTTACAGAGAAGCAAAGATGCTCGAAGAAAGGTAGATATTGGATCCATCCAGAAAGCACTGGAATCATACTACTACGACTATAATCAATACCCAGCGTCTACTGCATCCACTGATCTTTGCGCTGACGCTGCCCATTGTTATCTTAAAACTATTCCCGTTGATCCAGGAGGTGGAATTTACTACTACCTGAGAGGAAATATCAGCGGAACAAATCAATCCTTTCAACTATATTCAAAGTTGGATAGATCTGACGATACTGGTATAGGCTCTAATCAGGCTGGATACTCAGCTAACTGTGGTGGTACCTGTAAGTATGGAGTATCGAGCACAAATACTACGCCATAA
- a CDS encoding type II secretion system protein gives MRKFIKKGFTLVELLIVIAIIGILAVAILISLDPIEQTNRASDVKLITASGEIKNAISRYYAGKLYYPWCTDQACATLRAGCVVAGNASVFATAGTCGASVLAELQTAGELSSAFVPDAKLIFDLDAGTAVGTFHMAYNPYSKNERSKYTTTLGTSGIYTTNVCTTLGTAATCPSSSATCHYCVF, from the coding sequence ATGAGAAAGTTTATCAAGAAAGGGTTTACCCTCGTCGAACTGTTAATAGTTATCGCCATCATAGGTATTTTGGCTGTTGCAATACTTATCTCCCTTGATCCTATTGAGCAAACCAATAGAGCAAGCGATGTCAAGCTTATAACGGCCTCTGGTGAAATTAAGAACGCAATAAGCCGGTACTACGCCGGAAAGCTTTATTACCCGTGGTGCACAGACCAAGCATGCGCAACCTTAAGAGCGGGTTGTGTAGTAGCTGGAAATGCTAGTGTGTTCGCAACGGCAGGTACCTGTGGAGCAAGTGTTTTGGCAGAGTTACAAACAGCGGGTGAACTTTCATCGGCTTTTGTACCCGATGCAAAACTTATATTTGATCTCGATGCCGGTACTGCAGTAGGCACATTCCACATGGCCTATAATCCGTACTCAAAGAATGAGAGATCAAAATATACAACAACGCTTGGTACAAGTGGTATATATACAACGAATGTCTGTACGACATTGGGTACGGCAGCAACCTGTCCGTCCTCAAGTGCAACGTGTCATTACTGTGTGTTTTGA
- the rpmF gene encoding 50S ribosomal protein L32: protein MAPLPKRKHSQARKGRRMSERVVKLSNLVACAQCGKPKLPHLMCKYCGK, encoded by the coding sequence ATGGCGCCATTACCAAAAAGAAAACATTCACAGGCGCGCAAAGGTAGAAGGATGAGTGAGCGAGTTGTCAAACTAAGTAATCTCGTTGCGTGTGCCCAATGTGGAAAACCTAAGCTTCCACATCTCATGTGCAAGTACTGTGGTAAATAA
- the nusB gene encoding transcription antitermination factor NusB: protein MDKRHEKRSELLQKLFVLGFESTHVDPEVRDIQDNLQKIDEAIRKNATRYPLDKLAKVDLAVLRLAIYELIVEKKNPPKVIIDEAVTLAREFGNDKSYSFVNGVLGAVLKNIKEN from the coding sequence ATGGATAAACGTCATGAAAAAAGATCTGAGCTTCTTCAGAAACTGTTTGTACTAGGCTTTGAAAGCACTCATGTTGATCCTGAGGTCAGAGACATTCAGGATAATTTGCAGAAAATCGATGAGGCGATTAGAAAAAATGCAACACGCTACCCACTCGATAAATTGGCAAAGGTAGACTTGGCAGTACTAAGATTGGCTATTTACGAGCTGATAGTCGAGAAAAAAAATCCTCCGAAGGTGATTATCGACGAGGCGGTCACCTTAGCTCGTGAGTTTGGAAACGATAAGTCCTACTCTTTTGTAAACGGAGTTCTAGGAGCGGTACTTAAAAACATTAAGGAAAATTAA
- the rnc gene encoding ribonuclease III, with protein MHNLNLLEKQIGVSFKNKKLLENAFIHRSYLNEHKSHPLPSNEKLEFLGDSVLSLITSMYLYSHYPALHEGDYTEIKSAIVKTGSLADASRKLELGKYLFLSRGEEAGQGRENTNILADCFEALIAAIFIDQGFDTAYDFVEAYLFGDQLERIVDKKEYFAAKSKLQEVVQAKYKQTPLYKTLKEEGPEHDRTFTVSVSVRDKEVGVGTGKSKKESEERAATKALEKLRVEKA; from the coding sequence ATGCACAATCTAAACCTATTAGAAAAACAAATCGGCGTTTCGTTTAAAAATAAGAAACTTCTGGAGAATGCGTTTATTCATAGGTCGTATCTGAACGAACATAAGTCCCACCCGCTACCCTCTAATGAGAAGCTGGAGTTTCTAGGTGACAGCGTGCTCTCTCTAATTACCTCGATGTATCTTTATTCGCACTACCCCGCTCTACACGAAGGAGATTACACCGAAATTAAGTCGGCAATCGTAAAGACAGGTAGCTTAGCAGATGCGAGTCGTAAACTTGAGTTGGGCAAATACCTCTTTCTTTCAAGGGGTGAGGAGGCCGGACAAGGGAGAGAGAATACCAACATTCTCGCAGATTGTTTCGAAGCCCTTATTGCAGCAATCTTCATCGATCAAGGTTTTGATACTGCCTATGACTTTGTCGAGGCATACCTTTTTGGAGATCAGCTTGAAAGAATCGTAGACAAGAAGGAATATTTTGCAGCGAAAAGTAAGCTTCAGGAAGTTGTACAGGCCAAATATAAACAGACGCCTCTTTATAAAACTCTAAAAGAGGAGGGACCAGAGCACGACAGAACCTTTACTGTCTCGGTCTCTGTTCGAGACAAGGAAGTTGGAGTCGGAACGGGGAAGTCAAAAAAAGAATCAGAAGAGCGGGCAGCAACAAAAGCCTTAGAAAAGTTACGAGTTGAGAAGGCTTAA
- the rpsP gene encoding 30S ribosomal protein S16 encodes MAATVRLMRLGKKGHATYRIVVVDKRKPRNSAYIEAIGTYDPHQTTTPAVQIKKEKLAYWQGQGAELSDGFAKLLKGKTRINFV; translated from the coding sequence ATGGCAGCAACAGTTAGACTCATGCGTCTTGGAAAAAAAGGTCACGCCACTTACAGAATTGTGGTTGTTGATAAAAGAAAGCCAAGAAACAGCGCATATATTGAGGCGATTGGCACATACGATCCTCATCAGACCACAACTCCTGCTGTGCAGATTAAAAAGGAAAAACTCGCTTACTGGCAAGGACAAGGTGCAGAACTTTCAGATGGTTTTGCAAAGCTTCTTAAGGGAAAGACTAGAATCAACTTCGTATAA
- the pilM gene encoding pilus assembly protein PilM, with the protein MAKDFFVLDIGESLTRVADIHVSGGKFVADSLGMVETDELFFKSESETSVQKQSESIKKLVEQLKIKKKTVHIILPDVHTFSRFVEMPKLNEKELLSAIKYQADQFIPMPLEDTNIDIEVVHEDLKSAKLTTLISAAPKKLVNKIENMVEFIGLVPETIETEISAIARLSGQLFKKTGPQTDQKSCVLLINVGVNSTTLYGFDQSNGILIYNHLFNVGLSLFVKEIQVNLNIDSNKAAELLKAIGVSKNASYSLDSILAAAVKDFLTEIQKAIAVLSSTYGLSLSGIYLFQDAQKFFELDKLVGKAFGAPASYLDLYPYFEKNSMVDFFRSQLSYFVSTIGGNLT; encoded by the coding sequence ATGGCCAAAGATTTTTTCGTGTTAGATATCGGAGAGTCCTTAACGAGGGTAGCTGATATCCATGTCTCCGGTGGTAAGTTTGTCGCAGACTCCTTAGGAATGGTGGAGACCGATGAGTTATTTTTTAAAAGTGAAAGCGAAACCTCAGTACAAAAACAAAGTGAGTCTATCAAAAAACTTGTAGAGCAACTGAAAATTAAAAAGAAAACAGTTCATATCATTCTTCCGGATGTTCACACGTTTAGTCGTTTTGTAGAGATGCCGAAACTTAATGAAAAGGAGCTTTTATCAGCGATTAAGTATCAGGCTGATCAGTTCATTCCAATGCCTCTTGAGGATACAAACATTGATATAGAGGTAGTACATGAAGACCTAAAATCTGCCAAACTCACTACGCTCATATCGGCCGCACCTAAAAAACTCGTCAATAAAATCGAGAATATGGTCGAGTTTATTGGTCTAGTCCCTGAGACAATCGAGACCGAGATCAGTGCAATTGCTCGACTCTCCGGTCAACTATTTAAAAAGACCGGACCTCAGACAGATCAAAAGTCATGCGTTTTGCTCATCAATGTTGGGGTCAACTCAACCACTCTATATGGTTTTGATCAGTCAAACGGAATTCTCATCTACAACCATCTTTTCAATGTCGGTTTATCATTATTTGTAAAGGAGATACAGGTAAATCTAAATATCGACTCGAATAAGGCAGCTGAACTACTTAAAGCAATCGGAGTATCGAAAAATGCCAGCTACTCTCTTGATTCTATTTTAGCTGCTGCAGTAAAAGACTTTCTTACAGAGATTCAGAAAGCGATAGCGGTGCTGTCTAGTACCTATGGGCTCAGCCTGAGCGGTATATATTTATTTCAAGACGCTCAAAAATTCTTCGAACTCGACAAGCTCGTCGGAAAGGCTTTTGGAGCGCCTGCATCCTATCTGGATCTTTATCCATACTTTGAGAAAAATAGTATGGTCGATTTCTTTAGATCGCAACTTTCTTATTTCGTCTCAACTATTGGTGGTAACTTAACCTGA
- a CDS encoding type II secretion system protein: protein MNENNQNKLQVTSYKFRAKGFTLIEFLVVLSIIVFVVPALFGLMYSLLQQQSRIIALQEVKRQGDLVFNHMKTTIKNSATGTYGNNLAAPIAICNTSPTSSSGSSMYFLSSTGVNAYFGYSISGSNIVYEKTSAAAEPLTNSTVTVSNLVIGCTKDSDFSPALVNVSYMVTQPNNSISLNYKILIKLKRH from the coding sequence ATGAACGAAAACAATCAAAACAAACTACAAGTTACAAGCTACAAGTTTCGAGCTAAAGGATTCACCCTTATCGAGTTTTTAGTAGTGCTCAGTATCATTGTTTTTGTAGTACCTGCTTTGTTTGGATTAATGTACTCTCTGCTACAACAACAGAGCAGAATCATTGCACTACAGGAGGTCAAGCGACAGGGAGATCTAGTCTTTAATCACATGAAAACAACTATCAAAAACAGCGCAACTGGTACTTATGGAAATAATTTGGCCGCACCAATTGCCATCTGCAATACCTCTCCAACTAGCTCATCTGGAAGCTCTATGTATTTTCTCAGCTCTACCGGTGTTAACGCTTATTTTGGCTACAGTATTAGTGGATCAAACATCGTATACGAGAAAACCTCGGCTGCCGCAGAGCCTCTTACAAACTCAACTGTTACAGTGAGCAATCTTGTTATTGGCTGCACCAAGGACTCTGATTTCTCTCCGGCACTCGTGAATGTTTCGTACATGGTCACTCAACCCAATAACAGCATATCGCTAAACTACAAAATCTTGATTAAGCTTAAAAGACACTAA
- a CDS encoding type II secretion system protein — MKIKQTDKLYALRSKLRVRGFTLIEILIFTAIVSVFFVVAAAVSAFSLQVMRTNENKIYATHYAEEAIEWLRNEKETTGWTTFSTRTGSWCLNSTLTNLASTTNTVCPVSGATAYQLGSTDFNRHFNRDAVLTSVAGNISANIIVSWKDVGGNTLSVPVNTIFAQIE; from the coding sequence ATGAAAATTAAACAAACTGACAAGCTCTACGCTCTGCGCTCTAAGCTGCGAGTAAGGGGCTTTACCCTTATCGAGATCTTAATTTTTACTGCTATCGTATCTGTTTTTTTTGTAGTTGCCGCAGCGGTATCGGCATTTTCTCTTCAGGTGATGCGAACAAATGAAAATAAAATCTATGCAACTCATTATGCGGAAGAAGCTATTGAGTGGCTCCGAAATGAAAAAGAAACTACCGGATGGACTACCTTTTCAACGAGAACTGGTAGCTGGTGCTTGAACAGCACACTTACCAATCTAGCATCCACAACAAATACTGTTTGCCCTGTATCGGGGGCGACTGCATATCAACTGGGGAGCACCGACTTTAATCGACATTTTAATCGGGATGCCGTTCTCACAAGCGTTGCTGGGAACATATCTGCAAACATAATCGTATCTTGGAAAGATGTAGGTGGAAATACGCTATCCGTACCGGTTAATACTATTTTCGCACAAATAGAGTAG
- a CDS encoding type II secretion system protein, whose product MNITFDAMRSKFRNKGFSLIELLVVIAIMGTLITILLPNFIGARQRGQDARRKIDLEQIRSALEQYRSVNGSYPALLSTLTSGTVYISTLPTDPLSASGYTYQYTPLPAGCTIAGPTYCTNYTVGAILTSTSSCVTTPTTTCGPAAAVCNYCLGPFGAK is encoded by the coding sequence ATGAATATTACATTCGATGCTATGCGTTCTAAGTTTCGCAATAAGGGATTCAGCCTAATAGAGTTGCTCGTTGTAATTGCGATAATGGGAACCTTAATTACGATTTTACTTCCAAATTTTATAGGAGCGAGACAGAGAGGCCAGGATGCAAGACGTAAAATCGACCTTGAGCAAATTCGATCTGCATTAGAGCAGTACAGAAGCGTGAACGGCTCATACCCAGCTCTCTTGTCAACTCTGACAAGTGGTACTGTATATATAAGTACACTTCCTACAGATCCTCTTAGTGCAAGTGGATATACTTACCAGTACACTCCGCTTCCTGCAGGCTGCACAATAGCTGGACCCACATACTGTACGAACTATACTGTCGGAGCCATCTTAACATCCACTTCCAGTTGTGTAACAACCCCAACCACAACTTGCGGTCCTGCTGCTGCAGTATGTAACTACTGTCTTGGTCCTTTCGGAGCAAAGTAA
- a CDS encoding type II/IV secretion system protein, which translates to MNLAPKKLLGQLVKNAIIDQQIADKYELESLQKNIGIYDYVLEHTSISKHEVLRATSELMNIPFVDLTTSPIDPQAISLVPESIAKKYSIIPFRFDTETSTLYIATADPYNTYMGDFIAQKINKRIILTLAIAEDIEKALTVSYTQGLSPEVKAALKEYQPKELQIEETVTSIKEAPVAKIVSTILEFAFKSRASDIHIEPEENRTRVRYRIDGILSEKLSLPKVIHEAVISRIKILSQMKIDEKRIPQDGRFSFKLGIDEVDLRISTLPTVFGEKVVMRLLKKTGGIPQLAELGLRGPQLRDMETSINKPYGIILVTGPTGSGKTTTLYSILSRLNKPSINIATLEDPVEYQMPGINQVQVNVQAGLTFASGLRSFLRQDPNIILVGEIRDKETTQLAIQAALTGHLVFSTLHTNDASTAIPRLIDLGAEPFLIASVLHASLAQRITRKICVNCKEWYTPVEQIQDSIRTVLGDILPAKYQHHVPIQLARGKGCAECNNVGYRGRIAIFEMVMVTPGINKLIIQQKTAKDIEDLARLGGMITMKQDGYLKALDGITTVEEVLRVAEV; encoded by the coding sequence ATGAATCTCGCACCGAAAAAACTGCTTGGACAGTTGGTAAAAAACGCCATCATAGACCAACAGATTGCTGATAAATACGAACTTGAAAGTTTGCAAAAAAATATTGGAATCTATGACTACGTTCTTGAGCATACGTCAATCTCTAAACATGAAGTGCTTCGGGCTACTTCCGAGCTTATGAACATTCCGTTCGTTGATCTTACGACGTCTCCAATCGATCCTCAGGCAATCAGTCTTGTACCTGAGTCTATTGCTAAAAAATATTCCATAATTCCATTTCGTTTTGACACCGAAACGAGTACTCTCTATATAGCTACGGCCGATCCTTACAATACCTATATGGGTGATTTCATCGCCCAAAAAATTAATAAAAGAATAATTCTTACACTCGCAATTGCGGAGGACATAGAGAAGGCTCTCACAGTCTCGTACACACAGGGACTTTCGCCGGAGGTTAAAGCAGCTTTGAAGGAATACCAACCAAAAGAGTTGCAGATAGAAGAAACGGTAACAAGTATCAAGGAAGCGCCAGTTGCAAAAATCGTATCAACTATTCTGGAGTTTGCATTTAAGAGCAGAGCATCGGATATTCATATTGAGCCTGAAGAAAATAGGACTCGTGTTAGATATCGTATTGACGGAATCTTAAGTGAAAAATTATCTCTTCCAAAGGTAATCCATGAGGCAGTGATATCTCGTATAAAGATTTTGAGTCAGATGAAGATCGATGAGAAGCGAATTCCGCAGGATGGAAGATTTAGTTTTAAACTCGGTATTGACGAGGTTGATCTGCGCATATCAACACTTCCCACAGTCTTTGGTGAAAAGGTTGTGATGCGACTTCTCAAGAAGACTGGAGGAATCCCTCAACTTGCAGAGTTGGGTTTACGAGGTCCGCAGCTCAGAGATATGGAAACCTCAATCAATAAACCTTACGGAATTATATTGGTGACCGGCCCAACAGGATCTGGTAAGACAACAACTCTCTACTCTATTTTGTCACGATTAAATAAACCAAGTATTAATATTGCTACACTTGAAGATCCTGTTGAGTATCAGATGCCGGGAATCAATCAGGTCCAGGTAAATGTGCAGGCAGGTCTTACTTTCGCAAGCGGTCTTCGATCCTTTTTGAGACAGGATCCAAATATAATCTTGGTTGGAGAAATTCGAGATAAAGAAACAACTCAGCTTGCTATACAGGCCGCCCTAACAGGACATCTAGTTTTCTCAACCTTGCACACAAACGATGCCTCTACCGCCATTCCGCGTCTTATAGATCTTGGCGCAGAGCCTTTTTTGATAGCGTCGGTGCTTCATGCTTCTCTCGCTCAAAGAATCACACGGAAAATCTGCGTTAACTGTAAGGAGTGGTATACCCCTGTTGAACAAATACAGGACTCTATTAGGACCGTTCTTGGTGACATTCTGCCTGCCAAATATCAACATCACGTACCAATTCAGTTAGCACGTGGAAAAGGATGTGCAGAGTGCAACAACGTAGGCTACAGAGGAAGGATCGCTATTTTTGAGATGGTTATGGTAACTCCAGGAATAAATAAACTCATCATTCAGCAAAAAACTGCTAAGGATATAGAGGATCTCGCTCGCTTAGGGGGTATGATAACGATGAAGCAGGATGGCTATCTGAAGGCTCTTGATGGAATCACAACCGTTGAGGAAGTTCTCCGTGTAGCGGAAGTTTAG
- a CDS encoding PilT/PilU family type 4a pilus ATPase, with product MDINQLFQLAIERKASDIHLVPGYYPSFRIDGVLYQMSSLPLLTPEVSAALINSILTNEQKENLAVNKEIDLGYEKDTDRFRINVYHSRNTIGASMRLIPAEIQTVEQLLLPANFKNLSNYNSGLVLVTGPTGEGKSTTLASIINQVNLNRQAHIITIEDPIEYVYPKGKAVVSQRELHQDTHSWNIALRSVLREDPDVVLVGEMRDYESTQLVLTIAETGHLVFSTLHTTSAPETINRIIDMFPSHQQNQVKAQLAGALKAIVSQRLLPRSDVRGRIPAVELLYNNSAVSSIIRDGKPYLLDNVLQTSDSEGFIFFERYLAQLLKEGKISKQTAEAYALRPKDLEKYAV from the coding sequence ATGGACATAAACCAGTTGTTTCAGTTAGCAATAGAACGTAAGGCCTCAGATATTCATTTAGTTCCTGGTTATTATCCATCATTTAGGATCGACGGAGTTCTATACCAGATGTCGAGTCTTCCCCTACTGACTCCAGAGGTCTCGGCCGCCCTAATAAACTCAATTCTAACCAACGAACAAAAAGAAAATCTAGCGGTAAATAAAGAGATAGATCTTGGCTATGAAAAGGACACAGATCGGTTCAGAATTAATGTGTACCACTCGAGAAATACGATCGGTGCATCGATGAGGCTTATACCTGCAGAAATTCAGACTGTCGAACAGCTTTTACTCCCAGCAAATTTTAAAAATCTATCCAACTATAATAGTGGCCTAGTTCTCGTCACTGGCCCAACTGGTGAGGGAAAGAGTACAACCTTAGCATCGATAATTAATCAGGTAAATCTCAATCGCCAAGCTCATATTATTACTATTGAAGACCCTATTGAATATGTATATCCAAAAGGAAAGGCGGTAGTATCACAACGAGAGCTTCACCAGGACACACATTCATGGAACATCGCCTTAAGGTCGGTTTTACGAGAAGATCCCGATGTAGTTTTGGTTGGAGAAATGCGAGATTATGAATCAACACAGCTCGTTTTAACCATCGCAGAGACAGGACACTTAGTCTTCTCAACACTTCACACCACCTCAGCTCCAGAAACAATAAATCGTATTATCGATATGTTTCCATCTCATCAACAAAATCAAGTTAAAGCTCAGTTGGCGGGTGCATTGAAGGCAATAGTTTCGCAAAGATTACTTCCACGTTCGGATGTAAGAGGTAGAATTCCAGCCGTTGAGCTGTTGTATAACAACTCTGCAGTATCATCGATTATCAGAGATGGAAAGCCATATCTATTAGACAACGTATTACAAACCTCAGATAGTGAGGGCTTTATTTTCTTTGAGAGATATTTGGCTCAACTCCTTAAAGAAGGTAAAATTAGTAAACAGACAGCCGAGGCTTACGCTCTACGACCTAAAGATTTAGAAAAATACGCCGTATAA
- a CDS encoding type II secretion system F family protein yields the protein MQYKYRAIKNGQLESKTIDASSQEDAIAFLRSKDYFIVSVKSASGSGTSLFDGYFNRVTFNDIVDLTRQLAIMLNAGLTLIEALIILRKQITKESLRKVVIDVENQIKGGNSMSFVLRQYPQYFPNLYISLVKSGEASGKLADILLKLSENLEKQREFRGKLRGALIYPAVVVAAMIGVMFVMITFVIPKLLDLYKNFQVELPFSTKILIAVSSFSAAFWPLIIVAVVGGVVALRQYLKTKSGKYMMDSTVIKLPIVKQVIRMGSLVDSTRTLSILIGSGVSILEGLSIVIDTTDNLVYKESFGRVYKKVEKGQSLGSAFGDEPLFPPILTQMAIVGENTGHLDDTLGRLSRYFEFESELAIKTMTTLIEPAILVVLGISVGGLVFSIITPIYSLTTSIK from the coding sequence ATGCAGTATAAGTATAGGGCTATAAAAAATGGTCAGCTTGAGTCGAAGACAATTGATGCCTCAAGTCAGGAAGACGCCATTGCCTTTTTGAGAAGCAAGGACTACTTCATAGTCAGCGTAAAGTCGGCGTCTGGATCGGGTACTTCACTGTTTGACGGTTACTTTAATCGTGTTACCTTCAATGACATCGTGGATCTTACACGACAACTTGCAATCATGTTAAACGCCGGTCTGACTCTTATAGAAGCTCTCATAATTTTAAGAAAGCAAATCACAAAGGAATCTCTTCGTAAAGTTGTGATCGACGTCGAGAACCAGATTAAAGGTGGTAACTCGATGTCTTTTGTACTTAGACAGTATCCTCAGTATTTTCCGAATTTGTATATATCACTTGTTAAGTCGGGTGAGGCATCGGGAAAGCTTGCAGATATTCTTCTTAAGCTTTCCGAAAACCTTGAGAAGCAACGGGAGTTTAGGGGGAAGCTTCGTGGAGCATTAATATATCCCGCTGTAGTTGTTGCCGCAATGATCGGAGTTATGTTTGTGATGATTACGTTCGTTATCCCAAAATTACTAGATTTGTATAAGAACTTTCAGGTGGAGTTACCATTTTCGACAAAGATTTTAATTGCAGTTTCTAGTTTTTCAGCCGCATTTTGGCCGTTAATTATTGTCGCTGTTGTTGGGGGAGTTGTTGCCCTGCGTCAATATCTTAAAACTAAATCTGGTAAATACATGATGGACTCGACAGTTATTAAACTTCCGATTGTTAAGCAGGTAATCAGAATGGGATCGCTCGTGGATAGTACAAGAACGCTCTCAATCCTTATTGGTTCAGGTGTCTCAATTCTTGAGGGTCTAAGTATCGTCATTGACACCACGGATAACCTCGTATATAAGGAGTCGTTTGGACGAGTATATAAGAAGGTAGAGAAAGGTCAGTCGCTTGGTAGCGCATTTGGTGATGAGCCACTATTCCCTCCAATCCTTACTCAGATGGCAATTGTCGGGGAAAATACCGGTCATCTTGACGACACTTTAGGTAGGCTTTCTCGCTATTTTGAATTCGAGTCAGAGTTGGCTATTAAAACAATGACCACGCTTATAGAACCAGCAATTCTCGTGGTTCTTGGAATTAGCGTCGGAGGTTTAGTTTTTTCAATCATAACTCCAATCTACAGTCTTACAACCTCTATTAAATAA